Below is a window of Brachionichthys hirsutus isolate HB-005 unplaced genomic scaffold, CSIRO-AGI_Bhir_v1 contig_797, whole genome shotgun sequence DNA.
CCTAAACCAACTCAATGGAAGAGATTAATGaagctttttaaaaaggagGCTTTTcaatttacactgtaaaaaaaaagaagaagcttaaTTTGACTGATGCCTGTCATTTTAATAGCTggatcatcagcagcagcagaaatgtcaCCATGTTCATCTTTAACCATTATGTTCAAGTTGTGTTGATCATGTTGATGAGTCTGTTCATATGGGAATGTGGCAGGTGAATTTCAGCACCACATTTGTTGAAATCTTTGCTAATTTAGTGGCACTGCATGAAagtaccatatatatatatatatatatatacactgcatTAATAGTACCTTCAGATTGAACTGTGAGTGATGGAAACTGAGTTCTCACATCAGCTGCATGGTCCTTCTAATACTtccatacttttttttttattacacattACCCATTGACCTTTAACTGtctttttcatacattttattttccgcCAAACACATCTTTATCCCAGTTTTGTGTGACTTAGCTGGGTTTGCATGGCTCCCATTATTCCACGTGTGAAACTGACACTTCAAGGTGTTCAAGGTGAAATGAATTTTCTGGAACAACAGAGCTTTAGAAAACCAATAATTCATCACACAAGTAGATAAATGCCGACCTCTcagccagagcagagcaaaGATTGATTGCTCGAGTCAATGTCGAACAGATTACAGAACAACCTTGACTGATTCAGAAGCTACTGCAGAGAGACGGGATTCATTTGTATCATTCAAGAGAAAAATTACCCATCTGAACACTCTCTAACACAAATTCAATACTCACAATATTTCGATGCTGCATTTACAGTATGTTATATCTTACCAATTTAATAAACTTTcttcaaaaaaacattgaatacACTACAAGAAAACTGCAAAGAATTCTCACAGCGTTAcaaaaaaatgctaaatattcCAATCAatattatctaaaaaaaaactattctctATCAAACCGGGAGCCATCTAAAATTTTAAAGATcagagaacaacaacacaactaCTCTTCTGTGGATGGGgaattttgtttctctctcttcttctcagCATCCTGCAAAACAAAAGTAGAATGAGTATACATAGTATTATCATAAAATCCAAGAAATACATATTTTCCATTGGTTTACTTACCATATTTTATTGACAACAACCAGAGGCATTAATACAACAACTCCAACATGGAGCAAAGCAGCAAAAGCAAAAATTAGCAAAACCCTCTCTTGTCTTCTCAGAACATTGTGCAGGAGACTTATATGAGCAGGGCACACGTTGATCGTGCTGTTGACACAGAGCACTGTTCCTGCACAATCAGGCTCCCTGTTTAGTCACCCGTTGATTTACCGTGTGAGACTTTGCTCAGGTTCACTGGTTTCAGGAGGTTTAGAGAGACCACTGCTGCTTTTAGAAGACATCACTGAAACGCAAAATTAGAATGCTTTGTTGGGGGTTTTCTCCAATAAACACAATGCATTAGAAAAGGTGTGTTCTTCTTGTTCATCCAATTCTTACTCACAGAAATGTGATCTATTATGAAATATGTTATGAGTAATGTTGCACGTCACTAGATCGTCATTGTGCACTCCTTGGCACGAACAAGGATAGTGAAGCAATGAGTGGCCATGAGAGCCTTTTTGCATTCAGACTTGGCACCGATGATAAGAGCCGGATCCATTTGGGTGAAGCTTTCATCTTTCAGGAGGTCACTGTCACCGCGTTGCGCATCTTCAAGGCTCCAGCGTTTGGTTCGGAGAGTTTTTAACTTGTCTCTGGTGAATCAGGGAAAGCATGTTCAAAAACATACTCAAAATATCCTGCCACAGAACATTTCGTGGAAGGGATTTTAGAATGCTAATGTCTCCAACAACACAGCGAGGTGCTACCGTAATTAAGCACAAGCCCATCCAACAGTTCTTACAATCAAATACGGTAGTGTCAATCTGACATGCTCAAATAAAGTAGTGAACGTTCTATGTTATTGCATGTTAATTGTCACTGAGAAGTCCAAGTATATGCTTTGTGTGGTTAAATTAGaatttgtgttcatttattaaTACTATTGGTTTCATGAAAAACTGTTCTGTATTTCTCTATTGATAAATCAAAATCTGATCACAAAATAAATGCGTGAGGATATTTCAGACAGAGACAAATTGCAGTAAATTACAGATGATTCCGCTCTTTTCGATCAGCAGTCAGTCTGTGCTTCTCCCCCAGAAACAAATTGTAATAGCCAGCCTTCTAGAAGCACCATGTGTTCCTGTTAGTGGGATTCTCATCCCCACTGCAGCTCCACAGATCATGCCGATGGCTTTGAGGATAACAGCTACGCATCACTACGCACATAGACTGAAATCATAATTCATTTCATAACTGGTATAAGAAAAGAATAAAGTTCCAGATGCAAATATTGCCAGAGATCAATGTCCCCAAATCTCCATGTTTGACCTGAAGTTCTTCCAGTAATTCCTGCGTCACCTGGGCTCATCACTGGAACCGGTGGCAAACACCACAGGTGTTCATCAGAGCGCAGCTGCAGGGGCAACAACTACGCTAACAGATGCATTCTCCAAATGGATCACTGTTGACTGCAGGCCCATAAAAATTGTTGAATTGCTGAATGCTAATGTTTTCCCTCTAAATCTTTTAGGAATTAACTGAAAATGAACATGTTGCTCTCTGATATTAATACAGAAGGATAGCATTCACATTCAGTTTGCTCTACGGCACTATATTGTCATGTCAGACATGCCGTCACACAAATATAAAACTACATTTCCTGCAGGTATCGTCTTCAACACATGCTTTAAATGTCTCCTGGCAGAGCCAGGTCTGATGCCCACATGTGCGGCCATGAAGTGCAGCTTTGATCTGCATACAGGTTTTATTTGAAGCCTCACACTCACGCGTGAAGACATAGAACTGCTGAGATACTTGCTGGCAGTGGTCTTGGGTTAGGGTCTGAGGTCTGAGCCTGCCTCAAGAACATGCACACGGTATTTTGCTGCAAACTGCATCACTGACACAAACGTCCATTCGCTCAAACCAAGCTCCACCACCACTGTACActgcaaaaagaaatgcagtGAGATAAATTTGAGCGTGCAAGCAACAGTATTTTAATTGTGATAGAATATACACCAGTTTactcataataaaataattgccGTAGGCAATGAAGCTGCTTGAATGCCAGTCCATcactgttctcctcctcttctgggctgctgtaaaataaatagataaataatgCTTATTAATTACAGCCTGTTGTTCATGACTCTCATGTTGTAGCACAGAAGTGTTAATTCACACGGTGCATCAGATCATCTTTGGTAAACAATAACGTCGTTTCCATTGCTTATCTCAGAGACGCCTGAGCATGCTGCACCTGGCTTTCGTTTGTATGGAATCACAAAGCGCCTCCCCCCAGGAGCACACACATCCTTGCAGAGAGGGGAACTGGACCAGCGCTGTCTGGATGGTCATGTTACAGACCTTGGAGCCTTTTATTTGGCACCCTTCATCttaaataacacaaacacaagagggaggcagaaaaacaggaaTTTCCACAGCCAATTGAAGCCTTTGTTCAACTGGTGGATTCAATTTCACCACAGATTTCGGCCTATACTTAAAGGCAGCTgatagcttgtttgtttgtttgttttcttatttgtttAGCTATATAAACTTTTCTCCACAAAGAATAGCACTATGCTCCTATCACCGTTGAAGAAAATCTAAATTTATGTatgctgttttttatttttattttttgctccgAGATGTTGTCGTAAAATGCCTGCCCACTCTTGCATAGATTTGACATGAAGGTATCCATGGAAACGAAACGATCAGGAGAAGACATGCTAATGCTGACTCATTTTTACGTTGAGACTGATCCCACAGATACATGAAACAGCAGACAATTAACAATATCGACGGTTTATTGATACAAATGTTCAGAGTGAATTTACAGAGTTTCAAAGAACAATACAACAGAAACTGTGTTTCCAAATGACTGGTtgactataaaaataaataaataaataaaataataattaataaggTGACATCATCCATTAACTTCAATTTAGCTGGACATTAGCATGGTGTTTTGCTGGCTGATTCAGCAGTGTTATTCAGTCTTCACCAcgttctattttttatttattttttagcggTCAAACACTGAAAACCATCTTTAAAATCAATATGAAATCAAGATTCATGACTTCAATGTTAATATGATGTTAAATATGGTCATTCTTACTCTTATGCCAAAGTCAAATTAATGTTTGTGAGAATCAGAGCTACAATCAATAAATACTGACCAAACGTTTGCACGAGTACAATAAATGGAAAGACAAATAAGGTGCACATCAGTGCTGGACAGTTATTACACACATATTACACTGCAtaacaatgcttttttttaaaaccaaatcaatttatgtaaaataaagcagcaactCACATTTTAATAACAGAGAAGAAATTCTGCTAAACTGTACAACTTAATGAGAATGAATGGACataacaatttaaaataaaatctgacaaGTTTAGCTCCTTCTTGCCTTTGTTACTTCTAATTATCCTCTGCATTGTCTTCTTCAAGGCTTTTCATTGCCGTTTGTATCTTTGTGTTTGAACTCGTGTTTTTTGAGAGTAGGGTAAGGGAGGGTTTCTGCAAAAAGCATGCAATTGTCTGAGAGTTGTTTTATTCTAATTCAGACAGGCGCTTGCTGAATACTAATATCGGATGGAAGTCACATCTCACATAATAGAGCAGCCATTCCTACACTGGAGAGGAGGTAAACATGATGATTATTAATATATAGAACAGAACCTTCATTACTGCATTGATAAGACCACTATTCCAAGTTGTGTGTTGGCTCTGGGACCGACATTTACACAATGCTCCATTCTGTGCCTCTGCAGCCCCTCCCATAACACCGTGAGTCACCGACAACGACggacatttgtatttgtaggGCTTTTAAGTaatgtgttgtgttttgtgtgtttacaaCTCATTAGTGTTTCATAGATGCTTCGCGTGTTGTCAGACTGAAGAGGaagttttcttattttcttgtcttttgtatttttcatgtgttttcttGCGCTGTATCGCAGTCTCCTTTGTGTGCCAGAGTAATGCTTGTGTCGTACTGATACATTGTtcattctgttttgtttttgtatctcCTGGACCGTGAAACTCCAGTATTTCAGTACATTTCAGCCTCTTCCTGACTAGGTATGACCGACAAGTCCATTCTTGAAAGCTTGAACTGGACAACAGAACCTCCCACATGGATTATATAACTACACTACCTGATCTGACACACGTGACGCATTATCCATGTTGATAACTTGAGTCGAGACAGATTTCCGGCTCTCCATGCTTGTTCTGGTCCTTGTCCTTGTTGTTTGGTTCTGTGCTCGGATGTGACAGTGAAAATAAAAGGCTGCTTTGAACTCCTCACGAAATttccctgtaaaaaaaaaaaaaagaagagaatatATTCAAACCATTAGTCTTCACATGAATTTTTCCTCCAATGTTAAAATAACCTAAAAATCATTGACTTCTCTAATACCTGACAGAATATACATTCAGAATGGGGATTTAAAGCTAGCCGCTGTGTTGATCCTAAtgtgtccactagagggcagtaaTGATCCCAGGCAGGTTATTACAGTAACTTACCACTCAGGAAATTGTAGATGATGGGATTTGCTGCACTGTTGGCATATATGAGCCAGTGTGAGAAAGTGAACCATGCATATACTGTCTCTCTGTCATTCGTGTTCCTGAAAGCCCCAAAGACTCTGCAAGTGAAGTAGGGCGTCAGTTAGATAcgcatttattaatttaaaatcagGATTACCAAACGTAAACAAATTTCACGAGTTTGGCTCATTATGAAAAGGAAATCTGCTGTTTAGCTCTCTCTATGATCTTTGATCCACTTACCTTTTCATGACATTGAGGACGCTGATTGGCAGGTAGCACAGGGCAAAAACAAAGAGCACCACCATCAGCATACGAGCCGTCTTGCGACGGGCTCTGGCCTGCTTTATCTCAGCACAAactgtgctggttctgaccctCACAGGTTCTCCCTGGCCGGTAGAGGAAGCTGAGCACTGTATGGTCCTCCACTTCCTCTGCAACACTGATGTGCTTCCAGGAATCTGTTcattatatatatgcatatgCAGTATTCTCAGCTTTTAAAATagctaaagaaaaaaatcaacatgCTGTCTAGAAATGGCTTCATAAGCGGTGATACAAGAACATACAGCGAAGAGCAGGAATACGCACCTGTTGAAACCAGAGCTTGTGGCATATCTGGATATATGCCAGGACCATGAGACATAGCGGTGCAAAGTATGTGACAATGAAAAAACAGGTATGGTACACCTTTGGGTAGATCTCAGCTGTTgaaaaagtgacaaatatataatttctCTGAAATCTGCTTGGGTAGTGATCACTCATTCAAACGCTCTCACAAAGCATATTTACAATAATGGCATGGTAAATTAATTTCCCATACTGAGTCTTTGACAGTAATTCTATACAAATATCCAATGTAAAAATTAACAAGCAGCTGCTGAGGCAGGGAAGAATCGGCGTGTACTGCATGGGTTTGTACTCAAATGCACCAAATCATAGATCCGTCATACGGGTCTCTTCGTCCTTAATTATTTTCGATAATGCTGCAACCATGGCTGCTAGCAGGGCCATTTGAAAACTAGTGCAACAATTTTGTATGtaatgactcaagcaatgaaataaagactattagttttattgggaacgactattcagcatccataagcatagttcattttgactgacatgatataagcaaattataatttataacaCAGCAGACAACAACGtgtccaaaagcatttgcaatttgctaagaggaaggagaaattggtactatgatgtgcacaaatgactaaatgttgtgaTGGTTGAACTAATAGTTATGAGAATGTACCACAGTGATTGAGGAAAAACTGTAACTCTTAGTGTTTTGAATGGGTGAAGCTCCCAGGATGGCATTGTcatttgttgttggttttaattgttttacatttcagaCGGTAAAGCCAAACACTCTTATCCGGATACACTAACCTGCCCAATGCTCATCGCACACGGTGAACAGCCTGGTCTTGTTTGTCAGTTCGGGCAGCAGGCTGCTGCATTCCATCACAATAGCTTGAGGAATCATGATAATGCACGACACCAGCCAGATCACAGCAATACTCTTGCGAGCCCTCTTGGCTGTGCTCTTGAACGTCAGTGGGTGGCAGATAGCATACCAACGATCTTGTGCAATGCAGCTCAGTGTGAGCACTGATACAGAAACAGAGATGGTCTGGAAGAAGAAGGGCAGGAAAAACAGTTAGAGAAGAAAACAGCAAGAGCAGTGGTAAGAAATGCTGCTTCCCTCACCACAACACCAGAAACCTGGAAATAGATGTCATGGTTTGCTCTACTTTATTCATTGTTTGTAACTGTGGCTCGATTCACCAGGATGGGATATTGATGTGGCTTGGGGAGATTAGGCAGGAGTGaacattaattacattttcgTGTATCTGGATAATTTCCTGAGGTGATTTTTGCCCTTTAATTCAACTTGATTGGAAATAGACGTTTTACAACGTATTTTCCTCGTCTCTCTCCCGCAGTCCTTAAACACGCTGAAACTGTGACTTTACACTGAGCGGATATTggaaatttaaatataaatttaaaagTCAGCAGCCAGTTTATCATCAGTGATCTGATAAACTGGTGACCAGATTTTCCATTTCCACCACGAAATGAAAACATTCACCTTATATAAGTAGGATATCTTTTTTAGAACCActtaatttaatataatttaatataattaatataattaatacaatTAAGCACACCGCacatttcaattaaatattttttttttttatgaattaacTCTGTCAACAGCAGAGGACATTGCTTGGGGTTATCGCCAAATTGAAATTAGAACCAATGATTTGCATTTACCGGAACACAGGCTTCTAACAACAGTTCACCAAATACAGTATAGGGATGATCCTCTGTGAAAGTTCCATGGATCAAAAAGACAATGTTGAAAAGTAACAACCATGATCAACCAGCAATGTTAAGAGAAACTTGATTGGGAGTCTGGGGCAGATGTGCAGAACGAGTCTACATGAATTACAAAGCTGCCTCGCTCTCAAGCAGAAAGATGAGATCAGTCTTATGCAGCCATACTTTAATTATGAATCTGTGAAATTGGGCCAACATTGATGTGGCGTGTTGATACCTGGCAAAATGCATATTAGTCGGTCTCATTCTGTTTCAGAGGGTTGCAGATGTTTATACATCTAGCAAAGAAAATCCATTACATTTACGTCAGTGCTACCAAATTAATGCACAAATGAATGCAGGGATAAGCCAGTAGGttaatttttaatttgacaTAAACACTCAGCTCCATCATTTTGTAGTGTTTGGCTTCAGGATGCCGGTATACCAGATTACCTCTTCAGACTAATTACTTTTGTGAAAGAGGTCAAACGTGACTCAACAGAATTCTCAATTAATGGGGTTTATTACCTTTAACAGTGTTTCATCTATTACTGTAATGAGGTAAAATACCACTGCTGTATTGAATGTTAGAAGGAGATGAACTGTACACGTTCTCTTCCTATTTTTGGTTCTTGCTCTCAAACTTAGAATTGACACAAAGCCCATTAAAATCCAGAGAGAACTGAAGTAATTCCAAAGTTGGAATACATTTGGTTCGTTAAACCAGCATGACATGGATATTATCAAAAAGTGTAGCAGCAGGAGTTGCAAAGCACATAACAGTAGGTGGGGTGAATGCAACCTGCAGGACATGTAATAGACCCCTAAGCAAGAGGAATGCAATGTGATCAATGTGAAAAAGAATGAGCAGCCAGCACAGAAAGATTCCCACAGCAATCTGTCCgtaaataaattcattcatattttattcattgtATTTATGAGACCGCTATGAGCCATGTACTTTTGATCAGGCTGTGATTTCTAACATGCTGTTCAAGGAGCAGATGTCACAGCTGATGCCTTACCTGTAAATACGGTACAACTTTACAAAGTGTGTTTCCAAAGAACCATGTCTCTGTGATGTCCACTACCAGACTGGCAGGTAGGCAGATGATGGTGACCAACACATCCGCAAAGGACAGATTCACGATGAAATAGTTGGTCACTGTGTGCATGTGACGGTTTTTCCATactgaaaaacaaactgaaaagaATAACGGACAATCAAAACCCAACGacgtacagtatatatattacGTAAATATACAAACCGGTAATGCACAATATGTCATTGAGCTCGGtctaaaatgttgtatttttgaGTGCAGCAGGGAGACAGCTGCAGTTTCAAAAGCCTTGAATAATTCAAACACCTTACAAGGTGTAACTTGTGCTGCAttgcaaatgtgcaaaatgacaatgaatttgAATACTTTTCCAtacttgaaaaaaaatatgtatgcCTCTAAAAACCAGTAGGCATTTCCAACAATAAAAGATCAACTTGTAGGAGACAACGGAGCTAAGCTtgttttaaaattgtattttagATGGACCTTTCTGCTGcacttttcatttaattttactGTATAATTTCAATTATAAAGTTTCTAATATCTTGATGATGTTAATTACGCaaagtccaggttcatacaagAGTAAAGCACGCTGATAAATCATCATAAACCATTTGAACAATCTAAATATATTTGTGCCTTTTCAGAAGCTGGTTTCTTCGGTCATGCAGAGTTCATACTTCCAGATTTGAAAGCTGATGCTGACATTACGGTGTGCATAGAAATAACTCCATTCCATCCatggacagtgaaggttagacgttttggagacaaggtcagagaggccagacttcgatggtttggacatgtccagaggagagagagggatgatatcggtggaaggatgctgaggatggatcTACCAGGGAAccgggctagaggacgacccaggagaagatgcatggacgtaatgagggaggacgatgcaaaggacagggtgaagtggagattgttgatttgctgtggcgacccctcacgggacaagccacatgtacagtagtagcagtagtactgCAACATCAATATTACAATAGTGCTGTAAAAGTGCCGCAATATTTTACAATACAAA
It encodes the following:
- the gfral gene encoding LOW QUALITY PROTEIN: uncharacterized protein gfral (The sequence of the model RefSeq protein was modified relative to this genomic sequence to represent the inferred CDS: inserted 1 base in 1 codon); translation: MSSPDRFVSMDTFMSNLCKNEGCQIKGSKVCNMTIQTALVQFPSLQGCVCSWGEALCDSIQTKARDKLKTLRTKRWSLEDAQRGDSDLLKDESFTQMDPALIIGAKSECKKALMATXLLHYPCSCQGVHNDDLVTCNITHNIFHNRSHFLMSSKSSSGLSKPPETSEPEQSLTRLLHNVLRRQERVLLIFAFAALLHVGVVVLMPLVVVNKIW
- the LOC137912921 gene encoding orexin receptor type 2-like; amino-acid sequence: MSGNTGNLDCDECLFSAHVANRSESRPHSTVDDDELLRYIWSDYLHPKQYEWVLIAAYIVVFFVSLVGNSLVCFSVWKNRHMHTVTNYFIVNLSFADVLVTIICLPASLVVDITETWFFGNTLCKVVPYLQTISVSVSVLTLSCIAQDRWYAICHPLTFKSTAKRARKSIAVIWLVSCIIMIPQAIVMECSSLLPELTNKTRLFTVCDEHWAAEIYPKVYHTCFFIVTYFAPLCLMVLAYIQICHKLWFQQIPGSTSVLQRKWRTIQCSASSTGQGEPVRVRTSTVCAEIKQARARRKTARMLMVVLFVFALCYLPISVLNVMKRVFGAFRNTNDRETVYAWFTFSHWLIYANSAANPIIYNFLSGKFREEFKAAFYFHCHIRAQNQTTRTRTRTSMESRKSVSTQVINMDNASRVSDQVV